A window of Azospirillum lipoferum 4B contains these coding sequences:
- a CDS encoding GntR family transcriptional regulator, which produces MTTAAPAKPARRTPRARTAARASAETRIVRSIGEAIADRRLPPGTKLTEESLAEAFGVSRERVRKVLLLLAQRRVVTLIPNRGAFVAKPTPKEAREVFEARRVIERAVMERLERMPRPLPDDVLEKLRGHGALEDAAELAADRKAMIRLSGQFHLLLAEFAGNATLTGILADLIDRSSLAIAAFERRSSHTCSADDHRRLIAALIGNAPGEATALMIEHLDDVERQLDLEAKTETRIDLKAIFADEHEPA; this is translated from the coding sequence ATGACGACCGCCGCGCCCGCCAAGCCAGCCCGCCGCACGCCCCGCGCCCGCACCGCTGCCCGCGCCAGCGCCGAAACCCGCATCGTCCGCAGCATCGGCGAGGCGATTGCCGACCGCCGCCTGCCGCCCGGCACCAAGCTGACCGAGGAAAGCCTGGCGGAAGCCTTCGGGGTCAGCCGGGAACGGGTGCGCAAGGTCCTGCTTCTGCTGGCGCAGCGGCGCGTGGTGACGCTGATCCCCAACCGCGGCGCCTTCGTCGCCAAGCCGACCCCCAAGGAGGCACGCGAGGTGTTCGAGGCCCGCCGGGTGATCGAACGCGCAGTCATGGAACGGCTGGAGCGGATGCCGCGCCCCTTGCCCGACGATGTGCTGGAAAAGCTGCGCGGCCACGGCGCGCTGGAGGATGCGGCGGAACTCGCGGCCGACCGCAAGGCGATGATCCGGCTGTCCGGCCAGTTCCACCTGCTGCTGGCGGAATTCGCCGGCAACGCGACGCTGACGGGGATCCTGGCCGACCTGATCGACCGCTCTAGCCTTGCCATCGCCGCCTTCGAGCGGCGGTCGTCGCACACCTGCTCCGCCGACGATCACCGCCGCCTGATCGCCGCCCTGATCGGCAACGCGCCGGGCGAGGCAACCGCGCTGATGATCGAGCATCTCGACGACGTCGAACGCCAGCTGGATCTGGAGGCCAAGACGGAGACCCGCATCGACCTGAAGGCGATCTTCGCCGACGAGCATGAGCCGGCCTGA
- a CDS encoding GntR family transcriptional regulator, translated as MSTAAATAAPFDPTALSDALPLPLYLQLARHLRTLIVEGRLTDQDALPGERELAETFGVSRVTVRKALRELIAEGLLHQRQGAGTFINRSPHVEQRLSTLTSFTEDIGGRGLKPDSRWLSRSAGTATPEEAMALGLRPGAEVVRLHRLRLADGTPLAIELSALPASFLPDPELVQGSLYETLRGRGHPPFRALQRLSAIRLPADQAALLGVPDGAPALYIERRTFLENGTPLEFVRSHYRGDAYDFVVELSLA; from the coding sequence ATGTCCACCGCCGCCGCCACCGCGGCCCCGTTCGACCCGACCGCCCTGTCCGATGCCCTGCCGCTGCCGCTCTACCTCCAGTTGGCGCGGCATCTGCGGACGCTGATCGTCGAAGGGCGGCTGACCGACCAGGATGCCCTGCCCGGGGAGCGCGAGCTGGCGGAAACCTTCGGCGTGTCCCGCGTCACCGTGCGCAAGGCATTGCGGGAGCTGATCGCGGAAGGGCTGCTGCACCAGCGCCAGGGGGCCGGCACCTTCATCAACCGCAGCCCCCATGTGGAACAGCGCCTGTCGACGCTGACCAGCTTCACCGAGGATATCGGCGGGCGCGGGTTGAAGCCGGATTCGCGCTGGCTCAGCCGGTCTGCAGGCACCGCGACGCCGGAGGAGGCGATGGCGCTCGGGCTGCGTCCGGGGGCGGAGGTGGTGCGGCTTCACCGGCTGCGTCTGGCCGACGGCACGCCGCTCGCAATCGAACTCAGCGCCCTGCCAGCCAGCTTCCTGCCCGATCCGGAACTGGTGCAGGGTTCCCTCTATGAGACCTTGCGCGGACGTGGCCATCCGCCCTTCCGTGCCCTGCAACGCTTGTCTGCCATTCGCCTGCCGGCGGATCAGGCGGCGCTTCTGGGGGTTCCCGACGGCGCCCCCGCCCTTTACATTGAGCGCCGCACCTTCCTGGAGAACGGAACCCCGCTGGAGTTCGTCCGTTCCCACTACCGCGGCGACGCCTATGACTTCGTCGTGGAGCTGTCGCTGGCCTGA
- a CDS encoding N-acetylmuramic acid 6-phosphate etherase, with translation MAGGTEDTAHRYSRLDLWPANELMTALWEGQTRALAACAPALPAVAAAVEAAADRLSGGRGRLVYAGAGSSAMVAALDGLDLGPTFDWPAERLVLLIAGGLDLSRGLTGAAEDDEDAGRAEAARAGIAADDVVVGLSASGASAYTVGVLRAAREAGALTMGIASSAGSPLLEAVEHPILTLTGPEVIAGSTRLGAGTAQKVVLNLFSTGVMTALGNVYDNLMINVRPENAKLRRRCAAMVARIAGVDEAAAGVALERHGDVRRAVLGLAGLDGSDIDRLLIETGGNLRRAMERAAGLRSVA, from the coding sequence ATGGCGGGCGGCACGGAGGATACGGCGCACCGGTACAGCCGGCTGGACCTCTGGCCGGCCAATGAACTGATGACGGCCCTTTGGGAGGGGCAGACTCGGGCGCTCGCCGCCTGCGCACCCGCCCTGCCGGCCGTCGCCGCCGCCGTGGAGGCCGCGGCGGACCGCCTGTCCGGCGGCCGGGGGCGGCTGGTCTATGCCGGCGCCGGATCCTCGGCCATGGTGGCGGCGCTGGACGGGCTGGACCTGGGGCCGACCTTCGACTGGCCGGCCGAGCGTCTGGTCCTGTTGATCGCCGGCGGGCTCGACCTGTCGCGCGGGCTGACCGGTGCTGCGGAGGATGACGAGGATGCCGGCCGCGCCGAGGCCGCCCGTGCGGGTATCGCCGCGGATGACGTGGTCGTCGGCCTGTCGGCCAGCGGGGCCAGCGCCTACACCGTCGGCGTTCTCCGCGCCGCGCGGGAGGCGGGAGCCCTGACCATGGGGATCGCCAGCAGCGCCGGGTCCCCGCTCTTGGAGGCCGTCGAACATCCCATTCTGACCCTGACCGGGCCGGAGGTGATCGCCGGTTCCACCCGCCTTGGCGCCGGCACCGCGCAGAAGGTGGTGCTGAACCTGTTTTCGACCGGCGTGATGACCGCGCTCGGCAATGTCTACGACAACCTGATGATCAATGTCCGGCCGGAGAACGCCAAGCTCCGCCGCCGCTGCGCCGCCATGGTCGCGCGCATCGCCGGGGTGGACGAGGCGGCGGCCGGGGTGGCGCTGGAGCGGCATGGCGACGTCCGCCGCGCCGTGCTGGGCCTTGCCGGCCTGGACGGTTCCGACATCGACCGCCTGCTGATCGAGACCGGCGGCAACCTGCGCCGGGCGATGGAACGCGCCGCCGGGCTCCGCTCCGTCGCCTGA
- a CDS encoding HAD-IA family hydrolase, with translation MKPALDTPFRVRAILFDMDGTLIDTTGPVERSWRSWAARHDLDPDAILAVCHGVRSIETVRRFAPAGADIDEEVRLVEECYTNDTEGVRAVPGALELLQSLPRHRWAVVTSAPQDMARKRIAQAGLPLPDLLIGADNVTHGKPHPEGYRTAAEKLGFDPRETVVFEDAPAGLAAGKAAGARVIALTTTLPAHELGETLCLPDLTALQVRVDEDGLEIVAVGG, from the coding sequence ATGAAGCCTGCCCTTGATACCCCGTTCCGTGTCCGCGCCATCCTGTTCGACATGGACGGCACCCTGATCGACACCACGGGTCCCGTGGAACGCTCCTGGCGCAGCTGGGCTGCCCGGCACGATCTGGATCCCGACGCCATCCTGGCCGTCTGCCACGGTGTCCGCAGCATCGAAACCGTCCGCCGCTTCGCCCCCGCCGGTGCCGACATCGACGAGGAGGTGCGTCTGGTGGAGGAGTGCTACACCAACGACACCGAAGGCGTGCGTGCCGTTCCCGGCGCGCTGGAGCTTCTGCAATCGCTGCCGCGCCATCGCTGGGCGGTGGTGACCTCCGCGCCGCAGGACATGGCGCGCAAGCGGATCGCCCAGGCCGGCCTGCCCCTGCCCGACCTGCTGATCGGCGCCGACAACGTCACCCATGGCAAGCCCCACCCCGAAGGCTACCGCACCGCCGCCGAAAAGCTCGGCTTCGACCCACGTGAAACCGTGGTGTTCGAGGACGCCCCTGCCGGCCTGGCAGCCGGCAAAGCGGCCGGCGCGCGGGTGATCGCGCTGACCACGACGCTGCCGGCGCATGAGCTGGGCGAGACTCTGTGCCTGCCCGATCTGACGGCGCTGCAGGTGCGCGTGGACGAGGATGGGTTGGAGATCGTGGCGGTGGGTGGGTGA
- a CDS encoding SIS domain-containing protein: MTEQKPPRNLPLMATEAAEAPAAVARQIERCGAGFAELGERLRRNPPRFVVTCARGSSDHASAYGKYLIETRMGRAVASIGPSIASVYGGRLSLEGALFVAVSQSGRSPDLLRLVEAAKAGGALVVGFVNAEDSPLADMCDHCLPLSAGPERSVAATKSCIASLAAYLQLVAHWQDDPSLKATLAALPETLEAAKALDWKPALMPLVTAQNLYVLGRGVGFGAALEMALKFKETCRLHAEAFSAAEVVHGPLALVGPGFPMLALTQADAAEPHTRAVVERIVGLGAAVATTESGLAGTTLLPGLPNLAPEAAPLAALQSFYGAVYELALARGIDPDSPPNLAKVTKTV; encoded by the coding sequence ATGACAGAGCAGAAGCCGCCCCGAAATCTTCCCCTGATGGCCACCGAGGCCGCGGAGGCGCCCGCCGCGGTGGCCCGGCAGATCGAGCGTTGCGGCGCCGGCTTCGCCGAATTGGGGGAGCGGCTGCGCCGCAATCCGCCGCGCTTCGTCGTCACCTGCGCGCGCGGCAGTTCCGACCATGCGTCGGCCTACGGCAAATACCTGATCGAAACGCGCATGGGCCGGGCGGTGGCCTCCATCGGGCCGTCCATCGCCTCGGTCTATGGCGGGCGGCTGAGCCTGGAGGGCGCGCTGTTCGTCGCCGTCTCGCAGTCCGGCCGCAGCCCGGACCTGCTGCGGCTGGTGGAGGCGGCGAAGGCCGGCGGGGCGCTGGTGGTCGGCTTCGTCAATGCGGAGGACTCGCCGCTGGCGGACATGTGCGACCATTGCCTGCCGCTGTCGGCCGGGCCGGAGCGCAGCGTGGCGGCGACCAAATCCTGCATCGCCTCGCTCGCCGCCTATCTGCAGCTGGTCGCCCACTGGCAGGACGACCCGTCGCTGAAGGCGACGCTGGCCGCCCTGCCGGAAACGCTGGAGGCGGCGAAGGCGCTGGACTGGAAACCGGCGCTGATGCCGCTCGTCACGGCGCAGAACCTCTATGTGCTGGGGCGTGGAGTCGGCTTCGGGGCGGCGCTGGAGATGGCGCTGAAGTTCAAGGAGACCTGCCGCCTGCATGCGGAAGCCTTCAGCGCGGCGGAGGTCGTCCACGGGCCGCTGGCGCTGGTCGGTCCCGGATTCCCCATGCTGGCCCTGACCCAGGCGGACGCGGCGGAACCGCACACCCGCGCGGTGGTGGAGCGCATCGTCGGGCTGGGAGCCGCCGTCGCCACGACGGAAAGCGGCCTTGCCGGCACCACGCTGCTGCCCGGCCTGCCCAACCTGGCGCCGGAGGCCGCACCGCTGGCGGCGTTGCAGAGCTTCTACGGCGCGGTCTATGAACTGGCACTGGCCCGCGGCATCGATCCCGACAGCCCGCCCAACCTCGCCAAAGTGACGAAGACCGTCTGA
- the nagA gene encoding N-acetylglucosamine-6-phosphate deacetylase, giving the protein MRQLLTGARIFTGETILDGRSLLVGDGRILDIVAPGRTLPDIDRTVALEAGDLLAPGFIDIQVNGGGGVLFNERPTLEATLAIAAAHRRFGTTGLLPTIITDTPECHRAAAEAAVAAVAQPGSGVLGIHFEGPFISPQRVGAHDPRFVRAPDGADLDFIGGLPGRMPGGRVLLTLAPECVEDAALSRLMAAGVILSVGHTMASAERVVEAFDLGVRGVTHLYNAMPGIANRQPGPAGAALADGRPWCGLIADGHHVHPLMMRAALAARPRGRMMLVTDAMPPTGTDADRFELNGRTIYRRDGRLVLADGTLAGADLDMATAVRNAGTLIGLPLEESLRMASLYPAEFLGMAGERGRIAPGWRADLVLLRPDLTVKGTWVEGEWRAS; this is encoded by the coding sequence ATGCGACAGCTCCTGACCGGTGCCCGGATTTTCACGGGCGAGACCATCCTCGACGGCCGCAGCCTGCTGGTCGGGGATGGCCGCATCCTCGACATCGTCGCCCCCGGCCGCACTCTGCCGGACATCGACCGGACTGTGGCGCTGGAGGCCGGCGACCTGCTGGCCCCCGGCTTCATCGACATCCAGGTGAATGGCGGCGGCGGCGTTCTGTTCAACGAGCGGCCGACGCTGGAGGCGACGCTGGCCATCGCCGCCGCGCACCGGCGCTTCGGCACCACCGGGCTGCTGCCGACGATCATCACCGACACGCCCGAATGCCACCGCGCCGCCGCCGAGGCTGCGGTGGCGGCGGTGGCGCAGCCGGGCAGCGGGGTCTTGGGCATCCATTTCGAGGGGCCGTTCATCAGCCCGCAGCGGGTGGGCGCGCATGATCCGCGCTTCGTCCGCGCGCCGGACGGGGCCGACCTGGACTTCATCGGCGGCTTGCCGGGGCGGATGCCGGGCGGGCGGGTGCTGCTGACCCTGGCGCCGGAATGCGTGGAGGATGCCGCCCTGTCGCGGTTGATGGCCGCCGGGGTGATCCTGTCGGTCGGCCACACCATGGCGAGCGCGGAGCGGGTGGTGGAGGCCTTCGACCTCGGCGTACGCGGGGTCACCCACCTCTACAACGCCATGCCCGGCATCGCCAACCGCCAGCCCGGCCCGGCCGGCGCGGCGCTGGCCGACGGGCGGCCCTGGTGCGGGCTGATCGCCGACGGGCACCACGTCCATCCGCTGATGATGCGGGCGGCGCTGGCTGCCAGGCCGCGCGGGCGGATGATGCTGGTGACCGACGCCATGCCGCCGACGGGCACCGACGCGGATCGCTTCGAGCTGAACGGCCGGACGATCTACCGGCGGGACGGCCGGCTGGTGCTGGCCGACGGCACGCTGGCTGGGGCCGACCTGGACATGGCGACGGCGGTGCGCAACGCGGGGACGCTGATCGGTTTGCCGCTGGAGGAGTCGCTGCGGATGGCGTCGCTCTATCCGGCGGAGTTCCTGGGGATGGCCGGCGAGCGCGGGCGGATCGCGCCGGGCTGGCGGGCGGATCTGGTGCTGCTGCGGCCGGACCTGACGGTGAAGGGCACCTGGGTGGAAGGGGAGTGGCGGGCGAGCTAG
- the nagE gene encoding N-acetylglucosamine-specific PTS transporter subunit IIBC has protein sequence MSADRFSGDRFSGVQRLGRALMLPIAVLPIAGLLLRIGQPDLLNIAFIAAAGDAVFSNLGVLFAVGIAIGFARENHGAAGLAGAVGYFVAVKGAVVLSGVAPELVAKMSSRISIPVGILIGIIAGQLYNRYKDIKLPDYLAFFGGRRFVPIVTGLAALGIAVIFGYGWPVVDAGLSALTTGVLGLGKLGLFLYGVLNRVLIITGLHHIINNIAWFLLGDYQGVTGDLNRFFKGDPAAGAFMAGFFPVMMFGLPAACLAMYHTAKPENRAAVGGVLLSMALTAFLTGVTEPVEFAFMFLAPMLFAVHAVLTGLSMVLMDVLNVKLGFGFSAGLFDYVLNYGKATNPILLLPVGAAYFVIYYTLFRVVIRRFDLKTLGRDDVAIPAGQAAAPVAAVHAPASAAAAASDRAGAYVAALGGAGNLRSVEACTTRLRLAVADAALIDEAELKRLGARGVVKPSANSVQVIVGPIADQLAGEIQDTLNLSAGMRV, from the coding sequence ATGTCTGCTGATCGTTTTTCGGGCGACCGTTTTTCGGGCGTCCAGAGGCTCGGGCGGGCGTTGATGCTGCCGATCGCCGTGCTGCCCATCGCCGGGCTGCTGCTGCGCATCGGTCAGCCCGACCTGCTGAACATCGCCTTCATCGCCGCGGCGGGCGACGCCGTCTTCTCCAACCTGGGCGTCCTGTTCGCCGTCGGCATCGCCATCGGCTTCGCCCGCGAGAATCATGGCGCCGCCGGGCTGGCCGGTGCGGTGGGCTATTTCGTGGCGGTGAAGGGCGCCGTCGTGCTCAGCGGCGTGGCGCCTGAGCTGGTGGCGAAGATGTCCAGCCGCATCAGCATTCCGGTCGGCATCCTGATCGGCATCATCGCCGGCCAGCTCTATAACCGGTACAAGGACATCAAGCTGCCGGACTATCTCGCCTTCTTCGGCGGCCGGCGCTTCGTGCCCATCGTCACCGGTCTGGCGGCGCTGGGGATCGCGGTGATCTTCGGCTATGGCTGGCCCGTCGTCGATGCGGGCCTGAGCGCGCTGACCACCGGCGTGCTGGGGCTCGGCAAGCTGGGGCTGTTCCTTTACGGCGTGCTGAACCGGGTGCTGATCATCACCGGCCTGCACCACATCATCAACAACATCGCCTGGTTCCTGCTGGGCGATTACCAGGGCGTCACCGGCGATCTCAACCGCTTCTTCAAGGGCGATCCCGCGGCCGGCGCCTTCATGGCCGGCTTCTTCCCGGTGATGATGTTCGGCCTGCCCGCCGCCTGCCTCGCCATGTACCACACGGCCAAGCCGGAGAACCGCGCGGCGGTCGGCGGGGTGCTGCTGTCGATGGCGCTGACCGCCTTCCTGACCGGAGTGACGGAGCCGGTGGAATTCGCCTTCATGTTCCTGGCGCCGATGTTGTTCGCCGTCCATGCCGTGCTGACCGGCCTGTCGATGGTGCTGATGGACGTGCTGAACGTGAAGCTGGGCTTCGGCTTCTCGGCCGGCCTGTTCGACTATGTGCTGAATTACGGCAAGGCCACCAACCCGATCCTGCTGCTGCCGGTGGGTGCTGCCTATTTCGTGATCTATTACACGCTGTTCCGCGTCGTCATCCGGCGCTTCGACCTGAAGACGCTGGGCCGCGACGATGTCGCCATCCCCGCCGGGCAGGCGGCGGCACCAGTGGCGGCGGTGCATGCGCCGGCATCCGCGGCGGCGGCGGCGAGCGACCGGGCCGGCGCCTATGTCGCGGCGCTGGGCGGGGCCGGCAATCTGCGCTCCGTCGAGGCCTGTACCACGCGCCTGCGTCTGGCCGTCGCCGATGCCGCCCTCATCGATGAGGCCGAACTGAAGCGGCTGGGAGCCCGCGGCGTGGTGAAGCCGTCGGCCAACTCCGTCCAGGTGATCGTCGGTCCAATCGCCGACCAGCTGGCCGGTGAGATCCAGGACACGCTGAACCTGTCGGCCGGCATGCGGGTCTGA
- a CDS encoding ABC transporter ATP-binding protein: MTAGSTVELVKLRKAYGATVAVDGIDLRIAAGSYCCLLGPSGCGKTSTLRMIAGHEDITDGDLLIGDSVVNDDPPAKRGTAMMFQSYALFPHLDCTDNVAFSLKMKGVGKEERRRRAAEMLDLVDMGKYAGRLPSQLSGGQQQRVALARALITRPGVLLLDEPLSALDPFLRVRMREELKRLHRDIGITFIHVTHSQTEAMALADLAVVMNQGRIEQAGPPRELFNRPRTAFVARFIGGHNVIEGGVVGDAGRCAVRADRILLGGAELPTEIQVEGTVRSLEYHGASVHLSLDIPGADEFAVVLDEARYFDAPVGVGDRVRAGWSRRDVHPLAS, translated from the coding sequence ATGACGGCGGGTTCGACGGTCGAACTGGTGAAGCTGCGCAAGGCCTATGGCGCGACCGTGGCGGTGGACGGCATCGATCTGCGGATCGCCGCCGGCTCCTACTGCTGCCTGCTGGGGCCGAGCGGCTGCGGCAAGACCTCCACCCTGCGGATGATCGCCGGGCATGAGGACATCACGGATGGCGACCTGCTGATCGGCGACAGCGTGGTCAACGACGACCCGCCGGCCAAGCGCGGCACGGCGATGATGTTCCAGAGCTACGCCCTGTTTCCACATCTGGACTGCACCGACAACGTTGCCTTCAGCCTGAAGATGAAGGGGGTGGGCAAGGAGGAGCGCCGCCGCCGGGCGGCCGAGATGCTCGATCTGGTCGACATGGGCAAATATGCCGGCCGCCTGCCGTCGCAGCTATCGGGCGGGCAGCAGCAGCGCGTGGCGCTGGCCCGCGCGCTGATCACCCGGCCGGGCGTGCTTCTGCTGGACGAACCGCTGTCGGCGCTCGACCCCTTCCTGCGCGTGCGCATGCGCGAGGAGCTGAAGCGCCTGCACCGCGACATCGGCATCACCTTCATCCACGTCACCCACAGCCAGACGGAAGCGATGGCGCTGGCCGACCTCGCCGTGGTGATGAACCAGGGACGCATCGAACAGGCCGGGCCGCCGCGCGAGCTGTTCAACCGGCCGCGCACCGCCTTCGTCGCCCGCTTCATCGGCGGCCACAACGTCATCGAGGGCGGGGTCGTCGGCGATGCCGGCCGCTGCGCCGTGCGGGCCGACCGCATCCTGTTGGGCGGTGCCGAGCTGCCGACCGAAATCCAGGTGGAGGGCACCGTGCGCTCGCTGGAATATCACGGCGCCTCCGTCCATCTCAGCCTCGACATTCCCGGCGCCGACGAATTCGCCGTCGTGCTGGACGAGGCGCGCTATTTCGACGCGCCGGTCGGCGTGGGCGACCGCGTGCGCGCCGGCTGGAGCCGCCGGGACGTCCACCCGCTGGCGTCCTGA
- a CDS encoding ABC transporter substrate-binding protein has product MTDTRTPSTLSTGVSRRTLLKGTAAVAGAAIGSGAITGFPTIWAQNIKNITLRQFGTGVSNLNAVADKVKEDLGFTLQMTALDSDAVTQRAVTQPKSYDIADIEYWICKKVFPAGVMQPMDVSKIKNFDKIVPIFVTGKLTPDSAIAQGTAPHTVGFVEGKDSTKFAKSPTQWMTLIPTIYNADTLGIRPDLVGRPISSWKDLLDPAFKGKASLLNIPSIGIMDAAMVCEAMGEIKYGDKGNMTKEEIDKTLKIMTEAKKAGQFRAFWKTFDESVNLMSSGEVIIQSMWSPAVAAVRAKGIQCVYQPLKEGYRAWGGGLGIAKHLSGLELEAAYEYINWYLSGWVGAYLNRQGYYSAVLDTAKQHMTPEEWAFWMEGQPAKTDILSPEGKVMEKAGAVRDGGSFQDRMGRVACWNAVMDEDRYMVRKWNEFIAA; this is encoded by the coding sequence ATGACCGACACCCGTACTCCTTCGACGCTCTCCACCGGCGTCAGCCGCCGCACCCTGCTGAAGGGCACCGCCGCCGTGGCGGGCGCCGCAATCGGCTCCGGCGCCATCACCGGCTTTCCGACCATCTGGGCGCAGAACATCAAGAACATCACGCTGCGCCAGTTCGGCACCGGCGTGTCGAACCTGAACGCCGTCGCCGACAAGGTGAAGGAGGATCTGGGCTTCACCTTGCAGATGACCGCGCTCGATTCCGACGCGGTGACCCAGCGCGCGGTGACGCAGCCGAAGTCCTACGACATCGCCGATATCGAATACTGGATCTGCAAGAAGGTCTTCCCGGCCGGCGTGATGCAGCCGATGGACGTTTCCAAGATCAAGAATTTCGACAAGATCGTCCCGATCTTCGTCACCGGCAAGCTGACGCCGGACAGCGCCATCGCCCAGGGCACCGCCCCCCACACCGTGGGCTTCGTCGAGGGCAAGGACAGCACCAAGTTCGCCAAGTCGCCGACCCAGTGGATGACGCTGATCCCGACCATCTACAACGCCGACACGCTGGGCATCCGCCCCGATCTGGTCGGCCGGCCGATTTCCAGCTGGAAGGATTTGCTCGACCCCGCCTTCAAGGGCAAGGCGTCGCTGCTGAACATCCCGTCCATCGGCATCATGGACGCCGCCATGGTCTGCGAGGCGATGGGCGAGATCAAGTATGGCGACAAGGGCAACATGACCAAGGAGGAGATCGACAAGACCCTCAAGATCATGACCGAGGCCAAGAAGGCCGGCCAGTTCCGCGCCTTCTGGAAGACCTTCGACGAGAGCGTCAACCTGATGTCGTCGGGCGAGGTCATCATCCAGTCGATGTGGTCGCCCGCCGTCGCCGCCGTGCGCGCCAAGGGCATCCAGTGCGTCTATCAGCCGCTGAAGGAAGGCTATCGCGCCTGGGGCGGCGGCCTCGGCATCGCCAAGCATCTGAGCGGGCTGGAGCTGGAAGCTGCCTACGAGTACATCAACTGGTATCTGTCGGGCTGGGTCGGCGCCTATCTGAACCGTCAGGGCTATTATTCGGCCGTGCTCGACACCGCCAAGCAGCACATGACGCCGGAGGAGTGGGCCTTCTGGATGGAGGGCCAGCCGGCCAAGACCGACATCCTCAGCCCCGAAGGCAAGGTGATGGAAAAGGCCGGCGCGGTGCGCGACGGCGGCTCGTTCCAGGACCGCATGGGCCGCGTCGCCTGCTGGAACGCGGTGATGGACGAGGACCGCTACATGGTCCGCAAGTGGAACGAGTTCATCGCGGCGTAA